Proteins encoded together in one Pseudomonas sp. ADAK13 window:
- a CDS encoding DegT/DnrJ/EryC1/StrS family aminotransferase, with the protein MTRVAGQREIPPTAGLPLRWQDLFSTSGDLARDLAHQLDIPPPALPCSGTAALIMALRVLQQRMPGRTELIVPAYTCPLVALAAHHCPPLRVVPCDLKPGSIDLDEQQLAQLCNENTLAIVVTHLAGRVADVDAANRIAAPFGVAVIEDAAQAMGALDDGKSVGLKGDIGFFSMALGKGLTTAEGGVLFSRNPELHQALHRQCRQDLPFSLRWELQRSAELWGYAVAYQPRGLKYVYGKPLRAALARGDEVAAVGDDFSVNDIPLHRLGGYRQKVGAAALARLPEHLQQGRLRALRRVAQLNCLPGVSVLTDGPSQQGTWPFLMVVMPSAQTRDTAMAQLWTAGLGVTRLFIHVLPGYPALTSLLQPGAAIPCAQSFAAQTLSISNSHWLTDELFEQVLDHLRRILKR; encoded by the coding sequence ATGACCCGCGTGGCCGGCCAACGGGAGATCCCGCCGACGGCGGGGCTTCCCCTGCGCTGGCAGGATCTATTCAGCACTTCAGGTGACCTGGCCCGCGACCTGGCCCACCAACTCGATATTCCGCCGCCGGCCCTGCCCTGCTCCGGCACCGCCGCCCTGATCATGGCGCTGCGCGTGCTGCAGCAGCGCATGCCCGGGCGCACCGAACTGATCGTGCCGGCCTATACCTGCCCGCTGGTGGCCCTGGCGGCCCATCACTGCCCGCCTTTGCGCGTGGTGCCGTGCGATTTAAAGCCGGGTAGCATCGACCTCGACGAACAACAGTTGGCGCAGTTGTGCAACGAAAACACCCTGGCGATCGTCGTCACTCACCTGGCCGGGCGCGTGGCGGATGTGGATGCCGCCAATCGCATTGCCGCGCCGTTCGGCGTGGCGGTGATCGAAGACGCGGCCCAAGCCATGGGTGCGCTGGATGACGGTAAAAGCGTCGGGCTAAAAGGTGACATCGGCTTTTTCAGCATGGCACTGGGCAAAGGCCTGACCACGGCGGAAGGCGGTGTACTGTTCAGCCGCAATCCGGAATTACACCAGGCGTTGCACCGGCAATGCCGCCAGGACTTGCCCTTCAGCCTGCGCTGGGAGCTGCAACGCAGCGCCGAACTGTGGGGCTATGCCGTGGCGTATCAGCCGCGCGGCCTGAAGTACGTGTATGGCAAGCCACTGCGGGCGGCGTTGGCGCGGGGCGATGAAGTGGCGGCGGTGGGCGACGATTTTTCCGTCAACGATATTCCGTTGCACCGGCTGGGCGGCTATCGCCAGAAGGTCGGCGCCGCCGCGCTGGCACGTTTGCCCGAGCATTTGCAGCAAGGCCGCCTGCGCGCCTTGCGCCGCGTGGCGCAGCTCAACTGCTTGCCCGGCGTGTCGGTGTTGACCGACGGCCCAAGCCAGCAAGGCACCTGGCCGTTCCTGATGGTGGTGATGCCCAGCGCACAAACCCGCGATACCGCCATGGCGCAGCTGTGGACGGCAGGCCTGGGCGTCACCCGCCTGTTTATCCACGTATTGCCGGGCTACCCGGCACTCACTTCACTGCTACAGCCAGGCGCCGCTATCCCCTGCGCGCAAAGCTTCGCCGCCCAGACGCTCTCGATCAGCAACAGCCACTGGCTGACCGATGAGCTGTTTGAGCAGGTGCTGGACCATCTACGGCGGATTCTTAAGCGCTGA
- a CDS encoding EamA family transporter, protein MSQLTIILWILNVIVDTSGQLAFKAAASASAEHDGMAHWRHMLKRPWIWLGIICYVFEFVLWLAFLTLVPLSVGVMLGSINIVVIMIAGRFLFKESLSKWRLIGILLIACGVTVVGFE, encoded by the coding sequence ATGAGCCAATTAACCATCATCCTCTGGATCCTCAACGTTATCGTTGATACGTCCGGCCAGTTGGCGTTCAAAGCCGCAGCCTCCGCCAGCGCCGAGCATGACGGCATGGCCCACTGGCGCCATATGCTCAAGCGCCCGTGGATCTGGCTTGGCATCATCTGCTATGTATTCGAATTCGTGCTGTGGCTGGCCTTCCTGACGCTGGTACCGCTGTCGGTGGGCGTGATGCTGGGCTCCATCAATATTGTGGTGATCATGATTGCGGGCCGTTTCCTGTTCAAGGAAAGCCTGAGCAAGTGGCGGTTGATCGGCATCCTGCTGATCGCCTGTGGCGTGACCGTCGTGGGGTTTGAGTAA
- a CDS encoding carboxymuconolactone decarboxylase family protein, giving the protein MFNNWSDLLPTVKKAFGALGKSNPKMVKAYMALGEAAEENNVLDAKTRELISIAVAITTRCDGCIGVHADAAIKAGATREEVAATLATAISLNAGAAYIYSLRALEAYDTLTPAPQS; this is encoded by the coding sequence ATGTTCAATAACTGGTCCGACTTGCTGCCTACCGTGAAGAAAGCCTTTGGCGCACTGGGCAAGAGCAACCCGAAGATGGTCAAAGCCTACATGGCGCTGGGGGAAGCTGCCGAGGAAAACAACGTCCTCGATGCCAAGACCCGTGAGCTGATTTCCATCGCCGTGGCCATCACCACCCGCTGCGACGGTTGCATCGGCGTGCATGCCGACGCGGCGATCAAGGCCGGCGCCACCCGCGAAGAAGTGGCCGCGACCCTGGCCACGGCAATCTCGCTGAATGCCGGCGCGGCGTACATCTACTCGCTGCGCGCCCTGGAAGCCTACGACACGCTCACACCGGCGCCGCAAAGTTAA
- a CDS encoding DMT family transporter: MKRFYILGFLSLIIFDTLAQVSFKFASIHAEPLTMDAAWLIRVFGAPWIYGAFVGYIGAFFTWMTLLKYAPVGPAFAASHLELISVTLISVWLFNDTLTLPKIVGGALIIAGILCLARSEDKESKTVEAEPSQTLAS, encoded by the coding sequence ATGAAACGGTTTTATATCCTGGGTTTTCTGTCGCTGATCATTTTCGATACGTTGGCGCAGGTCAGTTTCAAATTCGCCTCGATTCATGCCGAGCCACTGACGATGGACGCCGCCTGGTTGATCCGCGTGTTCGGTGCGCCATGGATCTACGGCGCATTTGTGGGCTACATCGGCGCATTTTTCACCTGGATGACGTTATTGAAATACGCGCCAGTCGGCCCGGCGTTTGCGGCCTCACACCTTGAGCTGATCAGCGTGACGCTGATCTCTGTCTGGCTGTTCAACGACACGTTGACCCTGCCGAAAATCGTCGGTGGCGCGCTGATCATTGCGGGCATCCTGTGCCTGGCGCGCAGTGAAGACAAAGAGAGCAAGACCGTCGAGGCCGAACCCTCGCAGACGCTGGCGTCATGA
- a CDS encoding GNAT family N-acetyltransferase, which yields MTDPSRAQVPYACCMETPSLISSFLRYPPVGFNAQLSAQGLPYFFTRFDLQTTADDELRARLRGWPGYRLWQSWLQVDSCFVGTTVSEYSPFPQDVPPQDMAQWLQQALAPQRALTIVKDVPLDSPLLSVEDNRYAQALIEACTQRGFISVEGQALAYVPIDFTSVDEYLSRLSHSRRRNIRRKLRSREALRIEILGTGDARFSDEQWQQELYRLYKAVYEQSEIHFDLLTPEFFIQLLTDADSGGHVFCYWDGDELVGYNLCYQQDGKLLDKYIGLNYPLALEHNLYFVSWFVNLEYALEKGLEFYVAGWTDPQVKSSLGARFTFTRHLVWVRNPLLRKVLNRFRHHFESDMQWQQEQTA from the coding sequence ATGACAGATCCCAGCCGTGCACAGGTGCCTTATGCCTGCTGCATGGAAACGCCATCGCTGATCAGCAGCTTTTTGCGATACCCGCCGGTTGGCTTCAACGCCCAGCTGTCAGCACAGGGACTGCCGTACTTTTTCACCCGGTTTGACCTGCAAACCACCGCCGACGACGAGTTGCGTGCCCGCCTGCGCGGTTGGCCGGGGTACCGTTTGTGGCAGTCTTGGCTGCAGGTCGACAGCTGCTTTGTCGGCACCACGGTCAGCGAATATTCGCCGTTCCCGCAGGACGTGCCGCCCCAGGACATGGCGCAATGGCTGCAACAGGCGTTGGCGCCACAACGCGCACTCACCATCGTCAAAGATGTGCCGCTGGATTCTCCGCTGCTCAGCGTCGAGGACAATCGCTACGCACAGGCGCTGATCGAGGCCTGCACCCAGCGCGGGTTCATCAGTGTCGAGGGCCAGGCGCTGGCCTATGTGCCCATCGACTTCACCTCGGTTGACGAGTATCTGTCGCGGTTGTCCCACAGCCGCCGGCGCAATATCCGCCGCAAGTTGCGCAGCCGCGAGGCGTTGCGCATCGAGATCCTGGGCACTGGCGACGCGCGGTTCAGCGATGAGCAATGGCAGCAGGAACTGTATCGGCTCTACAAGGCAGTGTACGAACAGAGCGAAATCCATTTCGATTTGCTCACGCCTGAATTCTTCATCCAGTTGCTGACCGATGCCGACAGCGGTGGGCATGTGTTCTGCTATTGGGATGGGGATGAGCTGGTGGGCTATAACCTGTGCTACCAGCAAGACGGCAAGTTGCTCGACAAGTACATCGGCCTGAATTACCCGCTGGCGCTGGAGCACAACCTGTACTTCGTCAGCTGGTTTGTGAACCTGGAGTACGCGCTGGAAAAGGGCCTGGAGTTTTATGTGGCGGGCTGGACCGACCCACAGGTCAAGTCCAGCCTCGGCGCCAGGTTCACCTTCACCCGCCATTTGGTCTGGGTGCGCAACCCGCTGTTGCGCAAGGTGTTGAACCGTTTCCGACACCATTTTGAAAGCGACATGCAGTGGCAGCAGGAGCAAACCGCATGA
- a CDS encoding penicillin acylase family protein, which translates to MKRILTALAILLVALMVGAGWYVYSKQPTRQGTVELAHLQGSVTVRYDDRGVPHIRAENETDLYRALGYVHAQDRLFQMEIMRRLSRGELAEVLGPKLLETDKLFRSLRIRERALSYVEHMDHESASWKALQAYLDGVNQYQDSYARPMEFDVLGIPKRPFTAEDTISVAGYLAYSFAAAFRTEPLLTYVRDQLGNDYLKVFDLDWQPKGALNLAAGDWKDLGAIAQLSEQALADNGLPQFEGSNAWAISGSRTKSGKPLLAGDPHIRFSVPSVWYEAQLSAPGFELYGYHNALVPVAFLGHNKDFGWSLTMFQNDDLDLIAEKVNPDNPNQVWYHDKWVDMTSSEQQIAVKGQDPVTLTLRSSPHGPIINDVLGENAGKTPIAMWWAFLDTENPILEGFYQLNRADTLAKARAAAAKVQAPGLNIVWANAKGDIGWWAAAQLPIRPAGVNPGFILDGSTAQADKLGFYPFSANPQEENPTRGYVVSANAQPASPTGMPIPGYYNLADRGQQLNAQLSDNSVKWDVNNSQALQLGTTTAYGPRLLAPLLPVLREVVKDPAQLKLVEQLATWKGDYPLDSTSATLFNQFLFNLTDAAFRPKLGDAMFKTLLTTRVVDAALPRLAASPDSPWWDGHRADTVKLAWDNSLQHLKATFGDDPAQWQWGKAHTLTHGHPLGSQKPLDKIVNVGPFAAPGTHEVPNNQSAQIGPAPWPVTYGPSTRRLIDFADAAHALTINPVGQSGVPFDKHYADQAETYIEGGYEQAHFNDEEVTANTRSTLKLLPAR; encoded by the coding sequence ATGAAACGCATCCTGACCGCGCTGGCCATCCTGCTCGTCGCCCTTATGGTGGGTGCCGGCTGGTACGTGTACAGCAAGCAGCCGACCCGCCAGGGCACGGTGGAGCTGGCCCACCTGCAAGGCTCGGTCACCGTGCGTTACGACGACCGTGGCGTGCCGCATATCCGCGCCGAGAACGAGACCGACCTGTACCGCGCCCTCGGCTATGTGCACGCCCAGGACCGGCTGTTCCAGATGGAGATCATGCGGCGCCTGTCCCGTGGCGAACTGGCCGAAGTGCTGGGCCCCAAGCTGCTGGAGACCGACAAACTGTTCCGCAGCCTGCGCATTCGCGAACGCGCCCTGAGCTACGTGGAGCACATGGACCATGAGTCGGCCTCCTGGAAGGCTCTGCAAGCCTACCTGGACGGCGTCAACCAGTATCAGGACAGCTACGCCAGGCCGATGGAGTTCGACGTACTGGGCATCCCCAAGCGCCCGTTTACCGCCGAAGACACCATCAGCGTCGCCGGCTACCTGGCCTACAGCTTTGCCGCCGCCTTTCGCACCGAACCCTTGCTGACGTACGTACGCGATCAACTGGGCAACGATTACCTGAAGGTCTTCGACCTCGACTGGCAGCCCAAGGGCGCGCTGAACCTGGCCGCCGGTGACTGGAAAGACCTCGGCGCCATCGCCCAATTGAGCGAGCAGGCCCTAGCCGACAACGGCCTGCCGCAGTTCGAAGGCAGTAACGCCTGGGCCATCAGCGGCAGCCGCACCAAGAGTGGCAAGCCATTGCTGGCGGGCGACCCGCACATCCGCTTCTCGGTGCCGTCGGTGTGGTACGAGGCGCAGCTGTCGGCACCTGGCTTCGAGCTTTACGGGTATCACAACGCGCTGGTGCCGGTGGCGTTCCTGGGCCACAACAAGGATTTCGGCTGGAGCCTGACCATGTTCCAGAACGATGACCTCGACCTGATCGCCGAGAAGGTCAACCCGGACAATCCCAACCAGGTCTGGTACCACGATAAATGGGTGGACATGACCAGCAGCGAGCAGCAGATCGCGGTCAAGGGCCAGGACCCGGTGACCTTGACCCTGCGCAGCTCGCCCCACGGCCCGATCATCAATGACGTACTCGGCGAGAATGCCGGCAAGACGCCGATCGCCATGTGGTGGGCGTTCCTGGATACCGAGAACCCGATCCTCGAAGGCTTCTACCAGCTCAACCGTGCCGACACGCTGGCCAAGGCCCGGGCCGCAGCCGCCAAGGTCCAGGCCCCCGGCTTGAACATCGTGTGGGCCAATGCCAAGGGGGATATCGGCTGGTGGGCGGCGGCGCAATTGCCGATCCGCCCGGCCGGGGTCAACCCGGGCTTTATCCTCGACGGCAGCACCGCCCAGGCGGACAAGCTCGGGTTCTACCCGTTCAGCGCCAACCCCCAGGAAGAAAACCCGACTCGGGGTTATGTGGTGTCCGCCAACGCCCAGCCGGCGTCGCCTACCGGCATGCCCATCCCCGGGTATTACAACCTCGCCGACCGTGGCCAGCAGTTGAACGCCCAACTGAGCGACAACAGCGTGAAATGGGACGTGAACAACAGCCAGGCCTTGCAGCTCGGCACCACCACCGCCTACGGCCCACGGCTGCTGGCGCCGCTGCTGCCGGTGCTGCGTGAAGTGGTCAAGGACCCGGCGCAGTTGAAACTGGTGGAGCAATTGGCAACCTGGAAAGGCGATTACCCGCTGGACTCCACCAGTGCCACGCTGTTCAACCAGTTCCTGTTCAACCTTACCGATGCGGCGTTCCGCCCGAAACTGGGCGACGCGATGTTCAAGACATTGCTCACCACCCGCGTCGTGGACGCCGCCTTGCCGCGCCTGGCCGCGTCGCCGGACTCGCCATGGTGGGACGGCCACCGCGCCGACACCGTCAAGCTCGCCTGGGACAACAGCCTGCAACACCTCAAGGCGACCTTCGGCGATGACCCGGCGCAATGGCAATGGGGCAAGGCCCACACCCTGACCCACGGCCATCCGCTGGGCTCGCAGAAGCCGTTGGACAAGATCGTCAACGTCGGCCCGTTTGCCGCCCCCGGCACCCATGAAGTGCCCAACAACCAATCCGCCCAGATCGGCCCGGCGCCATGGCCAGTGACCTACGGCCCATCGACCCGGCGCCTGATCGACTTCGCCGATGCTGCGCATGCGCTGACCATCAACCCGGTCGGGCAGAGTGGCGTGCCGTTCGACAAGCACTACGCCGACCAGGCGGAAACGTACATCGAAGGCGGGTATGAGCAGGCGCATTTCAATGATGAGGAAGTGACGGCGAATACTCGCAGTACGTTGAAGCTGTTGCCGGCCAGGTAG
- a CDS encoding AraC family transcriptional regulator, with protein sequence MNSIDTLIALANLRGSLDLRCQFQGAWAMDHEPEPLGVAPYHIVLAGTCRAELSGGQQVTLEEGDILLMPGGATHLVRSQGARVKPVAQTVIEGGLLPIHRLGSDQPDVDMLCGSFRYNRQSLLFSALPDYLVVSSRQWQADGQLAALIALLRSEADGQQLGARFFIDALSSALFTLILRAWLTQQAPAAGTFALLADKRLGKAWQAMLAEPGHEWTIDSLASAASMSRATFMRAFVKVAGVSPWVLLTQLRMELAFNLLHQSRLSLTDIAAQAGYQSQAAFSKKFKETYGEAPGRMRAR encoded by the coding sequence ATGAACTCCATCGACACCCTGATCGCCTTGGCCAACCTGCGGGGCAGCCTGGACCTGCGTTGCCAGTTCCAGGGCGCCTGGGCCATGGACCACGAGCCCGAGCCGCTGGGCGTGGCGCCGTATCACATTGTGCTGGCGGGCACCTGCCGCGCCGAATTGTCCGGCGGCCAGCAGGTGACACTGGAGGAAGGCGACATCCTGTTGATGCCCGGCGGCGCGACGCACCTGGTGCGCAGCCAGGGCGCGCGGGTGAAGCCGGTGGCGCAGACCGTGATCGAGGGCGGCCTGCTGCCGATCCATCGCCTGGGGAGCGATCAGCCGGACGTGGACATGCTCTGCGGCAGCTTTCGCTACAACCGCCAGTCGTTGTTGTTCAGTGCGTTGCCGGACTACCTGGTGGTGTCCAGCCGGCAGTGGCAGGCCGATGGGCAGTTGGCGGCACTGATCGCCTTGCTGCGCAGCGAGGCGGACGGTCAGCAGTTGGGCGCGCGGTTTTTTATCGATGCGCTGTCATCGGCGTTGTTCACCCTGATTTTGCGGGCCTGGCTCACGCAGCAAGCGCCGGCGGCGGGCACCTTTGCCTTGCTGGCCGACAAGCGCCTGGGCAAGGCCTGGCAGGCGATGCTGGCCGAGCCTGGCCATGAGTGGACCATCGACAGCCTGGCCAGCGCCGCGTCGATGTCCCGGGCGACGTTCATGCGGGCGTTTGTCAAAGTGGCGGGTGTGTCGCCGTGGGTGTTGTTGACGCAGTTGCGCATGGAGTTGGCGTTCAACCTGCTGCATCAATCGCGGCTGAGCCTGACGGATATTGCCGCCCAGGCGGGGTATCAATCCCAGGCGGCGTTCAGCAAGAAATTCAAGGAAACCTACGGTGAGGCGCCGGGGCGCATGCGCGCCCGGTAG